In Paenibacillus durus, the DNA window CCGCGATGGGGATGGTTTGGAAAGATATTACGGCAACTAACTCCCGGCTGCAAAAAAAGCCAAACGAGCTGCACCGGCACATCCATCCGGAAGCAACTCATTTGGCTTTTTATCATCTGCAAAAAGTTCTGGGCCTACAAGTCCTAGCTTTATTCACCGCATTTGGAAGGCGGAGCTTCGCTGCCGGCCTCGACATTGATTTTTTCCGAAACGGTGTCCCGGATGACGGAAACGACCAGCTGCAGCAGGTAATTGATATCGGTCTGGCTCTGCTGGAATTCGGTGACCAGCGGAATGCTGTCGATCTCATCCTGCAGATCATTGATTTCGTCCTCGATCTTCGTTACCATCGCTTTATTGCCAAAGCTTTCGAAGGCGACGATCTCCTTCTGTTTCTTCTTCATCTGGGCAATCAATCCCTGAACACGTTCATGATTCCGGATTTTCTCCTCCGCCTGCTGAAACTGCTTAACCTCTTCACTGGTCGAAATCAGCGACGCGAGCTCCTTAGCCTTGGCCATGATGTCGTCACGTACGATCAGATCGCGGGTATCGTAGGACATCATCCCGTATTTATTCACACGGCCTTTCTCCTCTGTCATACAGGGTCGCTCACTTTCGTTATGAGTTAATGGACGGCGGCGGCTTCGGCCACGTAATCGCCTTTGATATACCAGGTCTTCGTATCGGTGATCCGCACCTTGATAAAGCTGCCGATA includes these proteins:
- a CDS encoding RicAFT regulatory complex protein RicA family protein, which codes for MTEEKGRVNKYGMMSYDTRDLIVRDDIMAKAKELASLISTSEEVKQFQQAEEKIRNHERVQGLIAQMKKKQKEIVAFESFGNKAMVTKIEDEINDLQDEIDSIPLVTEFQQSQTDINYLLQLVVSVIRDTVSEKINVEAGSEAPPSKCGE